The following is a genomic window from Streptobacillus ratti.
TTATTATAGCAATCTAACTCCTACTGAAATTAAGATTCTTGGAATGGCAAGAAAGGGTAAAAGTATAGATGAGATTACTAAAAAAGCATATATTAGTAAGAGAACAGTTTTTAATCATTTAACAAATAAATTATTTCTAAATATGTAAATTAAATGCATAATTACAATATAAACAATATATTTCTTTATTAAACTAAATATAT
Proteins encoded in this region:
- a CDS encoding LuxR C-terminal-related transcriptional regulator, with the translated sequence YYSNLTPTEIKILGMARKGKSIDEITKKAYISKRTVFNHLTNKLFLNM